The region ggtattctgctgtacgtgggagctaatgtgggattcattgtctgtactacgtccaacataatgtttttttattaatggcccgtccataaatggtctcccagctcttgctaaacgtagagcaacgttgtaactagctctgagagtcctttcgcaacacccctcatcttcttcaccctaAAGCAGAGGAAAAAGATACgttagaaataatttatgcgaaaacaaaaattaaggaatctaaacaaatgttatgtcgtttcgcatgacctttaaccaaaatatacatgctaaagtatTTGCAACAAACCTtgtttgtagatacagaattctcttctgcaagagtttgcaacttccgtaattcttcctctctggcatcccctgttatatcattatacttttctgaatgcaatttgctgtagtgcctttcaatagacgattttctgacacacgtaattagtgtgccgcagattagacatttggctttatcgtcacaacgcacaaaaaTTCCGGTTTAAATTGAGTTTCGGCAATTttccttttttgggggggggggggggggggagagcggatGGTTCCATTATTCCTgtaattgtcttgcgcttacgtattctaatgttgactaagccgtctggcagcgcattcggcagcgcacagcgtcggcctcacctagcaagccgagttgaggcgaagttagactctgtggctggtcggactcgttgttggaagttaatcgcaagtactgttgggcagttggaagttggtCAACAGCAGTGATGGAATTactgttggacagttggaggtgaacagccagcagtgatggatgttagatgtgagaagttagcgttGATGGAGGGCTAACGTTCTGTACATATTCGACTTGGAGAATGAATATTAtaatgattatatacctttgtactagatgtcaatgacgatttatattggtGTTTGAACTGgaagtcacattattaaggtaaaaacattatttggtttgcgacaaaatctttcctttgctaaccacatgcctattagtagtggctttagtagttagaatcttttatttagctggcaatatcgacgctctctgtattgcagtagttcgcataatgaagatttttgggggtgagtgcttaatgaaatgtataagttattgtcaggattgctttttattcagggccattcttttgtcttagttatttgaagtcaggttgtaatttttttgagcagtcagattgcgttgcgctagaatattgtgggtcagtgttgacatgataagaaaaagtaaggaGAAAGTAGGGTCAGTACGGTCTGtttcactcagctgtttcagaatgaaataatgtagaagtttcatcttctcagtcattctgtaatttaagcacagacacactcatttaaataaagaagtttcagcatttttcagaaaatagtCGGGCAATACAATTTTCGACAGCTCTTTGTTATTTCAGGATATCTGCGAGACATTCGTTTGTGCATTGTCAGTTTGCGTCACCACATCTTACGCATCTGATCGAGCATGCCCGGTATGCAGAAAAATGGCCATGATCATTTCGTACTCCatccaaattaataaataaaactagtatTTGCTGTGAAGTGACCGCATGCAATAGTTCTTTATTTATCAGGTGTGTAGGGAAAATGTAGCCACTTAGAAATTTCGTACTGACTACAGGGAATAACAAAGAAAAGTTTTAACGGTGGATTTCCTTTTGTGTGCTCTTTCCGTGTGAAAAATTTCACGGTACGTCGGATTGGACCAGTCCCTTGTTCAGGTTCCCCTCGGGCAGTTGCAGCTTGTACAGGCAAAGTCCTTGCCCCATGCGTTCGGCCGGAGTACGTAACTGACTGTCCGTGCATCAACTGTTTGGCCACCCCTGCCAAGCTACGCCCGTGGGCGACCGGTAGGATGCCAGCACGAACTCGAGCTGGAACAGTCTACTGCGTGGCACTTTAATATTACTAGTACGCTTCGTGCACATAATAccaacacgacggtagcaatctacgcggatgacactgccatcctcgcgcaagattggaagccgtctaacattaactcacgactacagaccgcactcagaacggcggagccttggctggtgaaatggcgtgttaaagtaaatctcgacaagtgcgaggccgttctgttcactagaagaccgaagcaactgcgcaaacaccagtactgcaacccaataacactacacacacgcccaatacgtttccacgagaaggtcaaatacctctgtgtctggctggacaggaaactactctggggggaccacaacTATcatgtgaccaacaaagcaaacgcgaggctcaaacaactctaccctatgcttcacaggcgtagcacactgaacaggagggtgtctaggtccatgtacatgacacttattagacccctgatgacatacgcagcccctgtctggggatacgctgcgccaactcgcctgcgccgtctgcagctcatacagaacgaagtactcaaaatcataagcaacgctccgcgctacacacgcatcgcggaccttcaccaggaataccggctagataccatcttgcaggtattccaaaaactctccacacgactgtacaataacacgagacactcgcgcaacccgtttattctttctctgggtaactacgaccacaaccatagatggaagcataacagaccaaagacattactggctaggaactaaacatctatggtccatagaacgctaacacgacagtactggcgagcccctgcaacacagataTTAttgggaacccagatgtgcgaccagccgaaaatcaggcaaccgcagggaaaccgtactgtacacagcacgcaaaccagccacatactccccctacaccgtctgtgagccgatctatgaccgatcgcccactaatctacaacgacctttaactgttgcagggacgcagcaaccgcagcaagcgccgcaacacgctccaacaacgacaaaggtaacgatgcacgatacctcgaactaacacaaccacaccttgcatgcactgtcgcagatagcaagccgctactgccctcgctacccgtcctactgtcgcagaggtttttttcccttggctcttgccttggcacttttttttcctctgcccttacaaccgctacccttcaatcgttttcgaccacttctatctcctgatggaccatgttaatgagtaatcttacccagacgcatggacaacatcacagcccgcatcctgtgacgcctgactcaaaaaactaacatgtttacggaggtgacagtagaacttttggtttggtcaccacgttggtgtgggcgtggaggggccccatcattTAAAAAATCCGAGATTTCTCGTGCTTTAACAATACCAGCTCGCGCGGTATGAGTCGTACTCAGGCAAAGGACTCGCTGTTAAGAATACCTTGTCGAAGCCCCAGAAGCCACCGTGGCAGCAGTGCGAGCCCTCGTTCCGCGACACGAACACGGGCAGCCCGTCCAAGCGGAAGCGGCCCCTCCAGATCCTGTTGGCGACTCGGCCCCTCACCCCGCTGCCCATCACCTTCTGATATTTGATGTAGTCTGCAAAACCAGCAACAAGTCACACCTCCTGTCCTGGTGAGCAACACTAAGCATTCAATAACCAGCAGTTTTGAATGGAACTAACAGACATACTACATGCTTGATCTAGATTTGTACCCACATCCTATCTTTCAGCGGATAGTTTTGTTGTTATTCCTTTTATACCTCTGGAATGTTTCGATCACAACCATACTAAACGCAAAATGAATTAACATAAAGTCTATCATAAACCATAATACTGCTAATTCGTCTCTATTTCTTCCATGCAAGGCAATTCAGAACTAACGTTGCAACTCAGGACCTTTTCCACAAAAGCCAACAgctacaaaagaaaaaattcaggaaaaacattttattaaattaCTTGAACTATAGACATTGCCGAtgatttacaaaattatatttcacaaataaattgTTGAACAACGGtgcaaaaacatttacatggagTTTCAGttgcaaatgaaaattttgaaggcccgcatctcgtggtcgtgcggtagcgttttcgcttcccacgcccgggttcctgggttcgattcccggcggggtcagggattttctctgcctcgtgatggttgggtgttgtgtgctgtccttaggttagttaggtttaagtagttctaagttctagaggactgatgatcatagatgttaagtcccatagtgctcagagccatttgaaccattttttgaaaattttgaagaaatcacGACTATTTCCAaaactgaacatctacagattaattATTTTACAACAGTTACGTCCTAGTTTATTTTATCCCAATGAACAAATACTAATTTAATAAATTGGTTCACTAAGGTACTACATTATCTTCATTGACATGTTCCCCACAACACACTAGGACAAGTGTGTCCAACCCGCGACTCGTGAGCTGCATATGGCCCAAAGCAAGTACCTGTGCGGCCAAAGAAGTGAGCATCCACGACACGATCGATTAAAAAAATCCGTtaatgtaatgttgtgataaattgAATGTTTCCAATTTGAAACTTCCGCCATTCCTTGCTATTCTCTCATTCGTATgccccgttctctctctctctctctctctctctctctctctctctgtctgtctctgtctctgtctctgtctctgtctctgtctctctctcctctctctctctctctctctctctctctctctctctctctctctctctctctctctctctcccagtgATTATTGTTGGTGTTACGTATTTTACGTGCGCCTCAAAAACACTGGTCTTCTTCTAGAGTGGCCCAAGTAAGCGCAAAGGTTTTCTGTGTAGCACCTGATACATTTTTTAAGCTGCTGATTATCTCtcactttttttcatttctattgCAGCGtcagatatgaaaagaaatgtattttatgttttcGGTACTTGGCTTCTGGATGCTCTTTTGCTGACTTTCACTACACCTATTGCTtgagaaaggcaacaaatatgtcAAGCGATATGGATCAAGATGAAAGCAGAATACCTCCTCAAACCGACGACAGAATTTTGGTTAGATATAGCTGAAAAATTTGAATCCCGAGCAAATTTTCTCATATTATAGAAGTTATAAACGGGAATCATATAAGTGTAATACAATCAAGCAGCACAAGATCGCTTTATTACAATTATAAACGGTTTTCTCAAGAGTTTTAATGTCGCTCTGTGACAGCTGCTATAAATACGTGTGTCGATGTTGAGGCAGATGAAAAATATAGTGATTCGTCCGATTTCAAAGATTCTTTCTTCTATAAACAACTGACggatgtaaatctagaaatacctaAAGATGAGGAAATAGAACGTATTAATGACAAAATTCCTTTTTCATTGTTGTTGAAGAGCCATTCAGCCTGtcagaatatatttttaaaatggttcaaatggctctgagcactatgggacttaactactgtggtcatcagtcccctagaacttagaactacttgaacctaactaacctaaggacatcacacacatccatgcccgtggcaggattcgaacctgcgtccgtagcagtcgcgcggttccggactgcgcgcctagaaccgctagaccaccgcggccggcagaatatATTTTAACCCTATCCAGGAAATAACTaaagtaaaaacaaattaatatttaattatcgGCTCCTGGGAACTGGATTCAACGTACACAACTCGACAGTCGAGTCAGTGATCGACTTCACCTCTCCCAGTGAAGGAGTCTCATTACTGtcagtaaaatcagctaataaagctTACACACTGATCAGCTTACAGgcccttacaaatcaacataacaaaACCGATCGTGAAGCCGTGGATAATTTCTGGAAAACTCTCGATTAAGAAACCGACAAAATACCAAGGCACAATGTTAAAATCTTATTCATCGATTTTAACGCACATCCAGGAAAAGAGAGAAAATTCAGAGATATAACAGACCCTTATACCAAACACAAACGTACCAGCAAGAATGGTGAGAAACTAATTAACCTCTGCAGGAACTTTGGACTTAAAGTTATGAGCACCCAGTTTCAAAATCTACACGCAAGATAACCACACTGAGATCGCAGGCGAATACCAAATTGATCACTTCGCGATTTCGAAGGAAAATACGAAAGAAATTCTAAATGTCAGACCTTGTAAAGGCGCTTTTGAATAAGACCATCGTTTCTTACAAATAAAGACAAATTTTCAATTCAATAGAATTAAAAAATATCCACCCAAAAACATGAAGCCAGATCCGAAATACCTCAAACTCAACAAAGCATAAATCATCAAACAAATTCGTCAGGAAAAACCGACAGACTGGAAGTAACTAACAAGGAAAATTCACGGAGCCATGAAACTAGGACAACCCCATCGCACCAGAAAACATCGCTGCTGGACAACAGTCTGCGATCAGGCAATAGACAAGCAAATAACAGCCTGGAAAAAACTCAACAGCCACAAAACCGAGGAAAACTAGCACAACTttcttagatggttcaaatggctctgagcactatgggacttaacatctgaggtcatcagtcccctagaacttagaactacttaaaccttactaatctaaggacatcacacacatccatcccgaggcagcattcgaacctgcgaccgtagtagacgcgcggttccagactgaagcgcctagaaccgcgccaaCTTTCTTAGAACTCGGAAACAGACTGCAAAGGTGATTCGAAAAGAAAAACGAGGGTATGACAACAATAGACACTACGAAGTCCaacagtatttaaataaaaataacacaagAAATTTCTAAAAGACGTTTAGAGAAAACCTACAGGGATACCAAGCACCCAGTCCGTGCTTCAAAACACCTGACAGCTCATTGGAAACCAACTCaaaaaacaactgcaaaatgttAGCCCACTATTTCTGCTCAATTCTTAACTGTAAACAACCACAGGAAAAGCTTGACTTCACACTCCCAGTATTCACACACCTGGATTCAAAAGCCTCAGATCTCGCAGAAATTACGGTGATAATCAAGcaagaataacaaagcaccaggagaagatgagGTTATCACAGAACTCTTGAAACTGAACGATCCCACACTGTCACAGAAACTTCGTCACATAATCTCAGACATATAGGAGACGGAGGAAATACCAGAAGACTGGAAATGCGCTCTGACCCACCCGTTACATAAAAGGGTGACAAGACCGACATCAACAACTACAGTGTAATCTCCCTGATCCCAGTGGTGTACAATATCCTCTCCAAAGCACTTCTAAACAGAATAGAACCCCAGGCGAATCCACTACTTGAtgaataccaggccggattcagGAAAGGGCGACTATGTGCGAAACAGATCTGGAGCCTAAAGACGATACCACAATTGAGGAAATACGGGAATACAATAGTTACATTCATCGATTACTGGAAAACTTATTATTCAATGGACCGCGAAACCCtctttaaaatcatggaagaattcgGAATCGACCGAAAGACCCagaaaatcacagaacagacacttacaaGAACAACCAGTGCGTTGTGTTTGAAATTACCCTACAGAAACTGGCTGCCGCTTACCCGGCAAACGTCGCGGCACGAGACTAGTGCGTTGTTGCCCTCAGTGAACTGTAATACGACACTCTGGTGTTGGTTCTCTGTAGCTTTTTTAGTGTACTGTTGAAAGTCAGACGTTTTGTAAAATTTGATATTCTATGTTTAATAAAGTCGTAATGAGCTGAACAAGAACAATAATTGTAGCTATATCTGAAGAATATTGGATTATACACCATAGTTTCTTCTGTATAGACGTTCGGACAGACGGACTTCGGTAGCAATCCTAGAGTCTGCGCACGGTCAGAACTTTCCTGAGAGAATTTTTATTCACCGTAAAAGTGTTTTCCTTCTTTTGAGGTTTTCCTAGGTCGAATAATGGTAACCAGATTCCATTGTGATCCATTATGTCAAATTTTTTCATACACCAACATACAATTTTCCTTAATTATTAAATGCACCttcctagatacactgaactagaattattactaaaattgttttgttgggcatgttatcttttttttcaaatactcaattttttgatagaattttgtaaataaatgaacataagaacaaaacaacaaaggatattttaattattctagttccatatgtgttgaatctcacacttggcatactGTGAAAATTTCATGCCTTTACCATCAGCACGTTTTTACGAAAcgagtcatttattgcaaaaaatgtagttcagagatattgagatttaaaactttttttaaaacaaattcttacacatacttacatttctgcatcttttatgcactagaattgccctggcccaaagtctgtcttcttcagtgtcacaacagctcaGTGCTTGCCCCCTCCTTTTCTTTGTTGctgcttttgtcatttgctgagcagctaactctgcttcacatacACGATGTTAATCCAGTTCCCACAGTACTTAAgcagtgttctgtccaaatcttacccctaagtTCTCCAGAacattaagtctttcatagtttccaccactaaaagttattacagcatcagacactgctaactttacagccataaggccaacaaatacatttttacacacaacaccacacaacattattgacgggctcattcacattctgggtcttccgatGTAAATTCTTGCTTTAGTATCTCAGGATtaaccaaatctctgtaaataggttcggTTGGCTCGATTACTGCTAAAGGAAGCGAATGTTTTATATGTAAactcatgcagggtgccagaaaattcagctataTTTACACCACGTGTTTGGTGGAGGTGTACACAAAGCATaacatggcttttcatcggttgatattcgatgaaagaaagtgcttcaCCCAGCTCTTTTCACGTTCTCGAAATTGCCACAGTTATCTGTAATGCCCTATACTTAGTCATTTTACTTGCTCcgctggattagccgagtggtatgccggcatggtaactcatcgtgttcggtcagagagttagctgccctctgtaataaaacaaactgagttaatggatcaacgacgagctgaaatgggtgtcttgcgacgtccgccccgagcagatacaacgaacgaaaaaaaaGCCGAATgaaaaaagccggcacggtagctcatcgttttcggtcagtgggttagctgccctctgcaataaaaaacttagTCAGTGGCTCAAGACTGAACTTCAactggtgtcatgggacatccgcaccagaaaaaaaatcagtctaaggcgttgcagtcatggactgtgtggctggtcctggcagaggttcgagtcctccctcgggcatgggtgtgtgtgtttgtccttaggataatttagggtaagtagtgtgtaagcttagggactgatgaccttaacagttaagtcccatatggtttcacacacgtttgaacatttttttttcattttatttacctaTATATAGCAATAGAAGTtaccttactacaaaaatagccaacatcacactactttcaacaaaaactagtatcagaaacaaaagactgatttgtttattcgtaatgccaacgtctgagacgtagcagtaggcacaaaacaaagcaattcagagCGTTCTAGACTGgttagttcccaagatatgactgctcaactgtggcagtatatgcgtagccgcgaaatttgacacaCACGCCAACatccaaaatattatttgaaggtctcagagTATTGTCTGACTTTAATGTATTATAtagcaaaatgttcaggaaagtccaaagcacattatggagtagaaaacagaaattgTCAAATTTCAAAGACTTTACGTACAATGTACCCTTAAAATTACGGATCAAATACTGTGGCGTACTGAAGCTTCAGTCTGAAAATGGCAGGAAGCAATACCGGCGAAATGAGAGAAAGCGAAAGAATGAAGTTTATGCGGCTGCACGACCGAAATCTAACGGACGGACCCGCGAAACAGTTCGGCAGCAGAGGCGGCGGACTGACCGTGCAGGTTCTGGGCGCAGAGCAGGACGTCGTGCAGCACGCCGCGCTTGTCCGGGGCGCGCACGCGCACCACGGCGGCGCCGTAGCTGACGAGCTGCACGCTCAGCCCCGAGGGGCTGGAGAGCGTGTAGCGGCGCACCACGGCCGGCGTGCCCGTCAGCGGGTCGCGCACGCTGCCCCACCCGTCCTCCACGATGCTGACGTGGGGGGGCTcgggcggaggcggcgggggcgtcggcggcggcggctctTCTGCCACGGAAACAGCAGAACCTGCCGAAGCAGCAACGTCACTTTGCATTAGGTGCGATTCGAACTTAGCGACTCCGAGGCGGGACCGTACCAGTAGGCGACCAGAAACGATAATGCATTACAGAACTCAATCAACCAGTAAGTACACTGCTGCCCATTACAATTgccacaccacaaagatgacgtgctacagacgcgaaatttaaccgacaggatgaagatgctgtgatatgcaaatgatcaccatttcagagcattcacacaaggttggcgctggtggcgacacctacaacgtgctgaaatgaggaaactttccaactgatttcccatacacaaacagcagttgaccggcgtagcctggtgaaacgtggttgtgatgtctcgtgcaaggaggagaaatgcgtaccatcacgtttcc is a window of Schistocerca gregaria isolate iqSchGreg1 chromosome 8, iqSchGreg1.2, whole genome shotgun sequence DNA encoding:
- the LOC126285068 gene encoding galactose mutarotase-like; this encodes MQSDVAASAGSAVSVAEEPPPPTPPPPPPEPPHVSIVEDGWGSVRDPLTGTPAVVRRYTLSSPSGLSVQLVSYGAAVVRVRAPDKRGVLHDVLLCAQNLHDYIKYQKVMGSGVRGRVANRIWRGRFRLDGLPVFVSRNEGSHCCHGGFWGFDKVVWQSRVVDDRVVMSHLSPAGEEGFPGSVLVVLVFRLTADDIFVVDMQARCDRPTPIDLRYGLFLNLAGHVSITRHATRSLK